AAGTTCTTCATATCGAAGCTAAATTTTCTAGAAATGGAATAAGAAGTTCTTGTAAAGTTATGACCAGTATCGAGGAGTGGCCAGTGATCAGAAGTAGGCACTGCTAACACCGAACAAATTATTTGAACTTGGCCATGCTTGGGTTAATCATAGAAGATCACATATGGAACcatcttattatcatttttttgcaTCAATACATGGTGAGATGCCACCAATTGGATTTGAATCTTGAACATGTCATATAAGGGGACTTAGCTGAGGTTGGGATTGTTAGAGGAATATACCCAGAAATTGCTATTTACGCTTTGAAAAAATGAATTGAAATAAACCTTCACAAATGACTCCTTTAGATGTTCAGAAAAAAAGCCGGAAtttgaagagagaagaagagaaaaaaatctcTATCTCAGTATGTGTGAGTGAGAGAGGAGTGGACCCAAAGCTTATTTATAGACCCTATCTAGGTGGCCAAGAAGGGTGTGAGTGAGAGCACCCAGAGcctatttatagactctatGGCCGAGGAAATGCTATAGTTCTGAGGTCATGTGATGTTTCATTCTCTTCCGAAGAGTCATGCGACGCACCTGTGCCCCACCTCGCCACCATAGTCGGCCGAGCCTACTATGTGTGTGTGATCACCAGCCCACTCCCTCAAAGCCCGATTTGGGCTTATTGGAAAAAGTTTCCTTTGAGCAAGAAAGAGTTTTAGAGTCTTTGAAACACTTGACAAATAGGAGATAGGattggttttattttttaaaaaaaataaatctttttacaaattaaaactccaacaggAATATTTAGTTGATGCCTGCTagatgggaagaaaaaaaaggaagttcaGATGACTCAGTTGTTAATCTCTCATTTGATCTCTAGATCTAACCCTTTGTGAAAATTGTTAATACTAATGTTCTGAAGGGCATATATGTGAGACACTTCATAAATCTCATGTCTTCATGTTCATGATGAGTATGAGCCCTTTTACATTCTGTTTAGGCTATGTTGCTGCTCAGGTGCCTACAGATGATGAGACCCAGCCGAAAGATCACCAACATGTTGCTTGTATTACCTTTATCTACCAAATGGAAATAGATATGAAAGAGCTAAGATCCAAAATTCCTGGGCATTTCGATCGGTGTTTGAAAGAAAAGATATTTAGTCTAGCATGCTTGTTTCCTTAATCCTTCAAGTATACTCTGGTTGCCCTTTTCTTGGTGATGCTGAATCCCTTTGGTCCCATCCTCAATCATGTTTATTATGGATGGACTTGTCATAGTTGGAAGATCAAGAGCAAGCTCACTAAAGCAAAAGCCAGAGGCCATTTTCTTAGATTCTGCCAAAAGCCACCTTCTGGCTTATGCTTCTTCCATAAACCAAacaattattcttttcataaaacACCTTTTTTACTTTCGATGTTAGGAAAAGATCTTTTTTCGAGCAATGTCAGATATggcaaaagaagaggaagagaggatgGTCGGAAAGCATAAGAGAAGTAGAAGAGAAGACTAGAGGATAAGGGCAGCATTCGAATGAATTAAtatttgagtcttgtagtccaCTCCATCACTAACCCTTATAACAGCTGCTGATAATAAATATTATCGAATCTCATGGACTAATTATTAGGCTAAATTGGCAGTTagcataaaaacatcaaaagcACCTCAGTATCTCAGTTTTGTTATATTGGAAGTAGATGATGGATTTGGTTCTAAATTAGGAACTAACAACTTGATGTTCAACCttaagataaataaataaataaataattaaacaaaTGACAATAACCAATGGTAATGATGTGAGGAGTTACAAGTGTTGTAGACATGCTgcatcaaaatttatttttccttataATAATGATGATTATAACACAATTAGTTTTAGGGAAAATTACTGTGAAACACCTGGATAAACACCAGGGCATGATGGGATTTTTTGCTTTGTACAATCTTGCACTTGCAAGACAAAAGGTTAACTAAAGAAAGCAaaacagaagaaagaaaaaagaaagagagaaccctagAAATCGATGATGGGTTCTCCGAGTGTCAAGTTTCTCTCTACAGTCCATGGCAAGTTAAAGAGCTTGGCTATGATGAACTTGAAAATCTTGTTCACATTTATGTTGTGGGCGGCACTTGAAAAAAAGAGAGTTGCATTCATCACTCTTGCGCATGCTCTGGCCTGCCCAAAGAACAAGAACAAAATCCAACTTAGTTTCTTTCAGAAACCATGTTTAATAaagttataaataaatatttttattaaaaaagttATAAATTAACTAGTAAGCCTGAACTGCTCCATGGTCCCACTTTGCCATTGGCTTCCATCTAAGAGCAAGATTTCCATCATGGAAGGTTCTATTAGACCAATTCTCAAGACTTCTGTCCAAATTGTCTTCTTTTGTTAAGTCTATCTGAATTGAAGACAGCTCCAAATTCAATTGTAGAATTCATTGTAAAGAAGAATAATTAGCAGATCATTTTTTCCACTTCTGTTCAAGATGGAAAAGGTATTCGACCGCCGATCATTAATCCATTCGACAATAATCGGTGATCATTTCATCGGCGCAGAGTAGCTATCAACCTATCACCTACTGACTTGGGGACAAAGCCGAAAGAAAACGTGCTGCAATGCATCAAATTTGAACTCTTCGGCCTGAACGTGTGGAAAATCACAACCCAAGCAGATGGGGACTCAATTATTCCATGGAATGGACCCCATTCTGAAAGCTCCTTATTCTACTTTTGAAGAGGCTCAGAACAAGATCTCCATCAAGCTGAGGGCCACTAGTTTTCGGTGGTCCAAGAAAGTACATGCATTATTTTTTCTCATATTTGGATCAGTTTGTGATTATCTTTATTTCAGGTATATAATTTCTAAAACAGGCTGCTGTAGTGAAGAAATGATGGCTTTGCCTCCGTAGTACTTAGCTGGGGGTCTACTCAATATCGACAGTTTTAATTGCTAATGCTCACATTAGAGTGTATGGAAGTCTCAATTGCTTTTGATATGGAGACAAGGCTTAGAGAAAATATGCACTATTTTGATGGGGACAATTGATACAATTTCATCAAAAAAGACAATCAATACAACAATCAAAATAGGTTGTGATTCGACCTCCACCACAGAAGTCATGACTCCCAAAGAAAAGATTTGttccaagatggaacttgaacCATATAATATTGCTTCCCACGCAACTTTTCTAGGAGAATCCAATCGGAAAGCCAATTTAAATTCATGTGTTGAGTAGAACCTAGAGGTTTGAAGAAATCAGATGACATGATTCTACCTATATATTAGGAGCATTACTCATGGGACATGTTACTTCTGCTAGTTTCATACGTCAATTGtttcttctgttttcttctcccttctaaTACAGAGAAGTATAGGTAACTGTGGCATgattttttcaattatttttcactTTTGTATTGATTTGTGCCATCATTTCCCATGGGTTCATCAGGCCTACCATATACATAGCTGTTGCAACTTTCAGTTCAGGTCTAAATCATATAGTTCAGCCATCCTAATGGCACCTAACATTTTTCCTGTTTCCCAACCAAAAAAACTACTCAGTAGGAAGGAAGCTCAGCCTCAATACACtcagcttatgtttggttggccatccactttcctaggaaagttatatataattcctattatttccttaataaaaattagttttttaatgcctctttaatgcttctttaatgctgaagggactttttgggaaaaagtaaaaatggagcgattcccgcctcatgggaaagtaactttcccatgtttctcatgggaaagactttcccatgaaatgtgggaatcacattcccatgggaatacaacttttccttctctctcctttgaaaactccaaccaaacaagaggcatttcattactttcccgttgaccacactttccctccttcttttcccgcgaaccaaacgagccctcatACTTTTGGGGGCTTTTGCAACTAACATATGTATCAACCGGCATAAGGAAGATAAAATTTTAGATTACCTGATTCACAACCGTCCATTGCATTTCGAGAGGAAGCTGAACAAAGTCATCAAATTTTGTTCCTATTAATATAGGGATCGCTGTCTGAATCCaggagaaaaaaaggagaaaaaagttAACATAATGATCAGCTTAAACAACTTATCAGAATATgataacataattttttttttttttgcacatatcCAAGCAAACATAAGCTGTAGGGCAGTGATGATATAGATTTGAATACCTTATTCCATTTTCTTGCCCGTTGATACCAGCCGATAGCACTGAACCAAAAAAAGGACACAAATCATAATGTGGCAGATCAAAAGCTTATCCACATGATATCTATGACATATATTGCTTGTTCAGATGAAATACATATTTCCTATGGCTATATTTAGCACCACAAAACATGGAATTAATTAGTATATTGACAAATCTAAAGCCCTCCTTAAGTTTCTACTCAAAGACCATTTCTGAATCTCATAATTTTCAAGCAGACcacaaaagaaatatttactctGAACCAGAAATCCAAACTTAAGtagataataaaaataaataaataaatagaattaGAGATAATACTTACTTATTTAGTGTGCGACGGGTGGTTAGATCGAACATAATAAGAATCGCCACAGCATCTTTACAAGCGATGGGAACATGATCAAGAAATTGACGATCACCTACGAGTACCAATGgaaggcaaaagaaaaaaaattaaaatggaagaaaaagtTGAATTATAGAACTAACTAAAtgagaaataacaaaattaattagaatgttgaaagaaaagaaaaaaaaaaggccattaaaaaaaagaaaaaaacaaacctCCAACATCCCAAATACTAAATGCAATCCTCGCCCCCTAACGACTAAAATCTTATCCATTAAATTCAGTCCTGTCAACTGCAACCCCTGTTGTTCCTCCACATCACCCACATACTTAACCTGCCAATAAAAGCAACCATCAAAATTAACAGAACACAATAAATTAGCATTAAATGTAAtacaaaatttattaaaaaccaTCAAAAACTTTTGTTACCATGAAGCTTGTTTTTCCGATATGGCAGTCGCCGAGGAGGCTGATCTTCAGCGGCACCAAGTCGGAATCCACGTCGACATCGCCGTATGCGGCCGCAGGGCAGGCGGCAGCCAGGGGAGCGTCCTCGACCACCATGAGCTGCGGCGAGAAGCACCCCTTGAGCCGCCGGTACCGGGCGTGGCCGCCGGGCGAAGAACATGTGAGGAGGCGGTCCCAAAGGAGGTGGAAGAAGCGGCGTACGACGGCGAGCTGGACGAAGCAGGCCCATTTGCGGTCGAGGCGAAgcaaggtccggcggaggtgagTCATGttgaggtggtggtggtgatggaGGGTTGAAGAACAGGGTTGGCCATCAACAAGGGAGGGGATAGAGGAGTTATCTTTGTTATTGTAGGTGGTGTtctgttttctctctctctctctctttctttgtgctctctcctcccctcttctttAATCTGgccttctctctctatctatcattTGTTATCGTGGTAACGACCGGATAGTACGAAGACTGCGTGCGTGGGGAGGGGGATGGTTGACCGATTATAAGAGAGGAGAGATATCTTTGGTCAGTCCAAAATGCCGGCTTCTTGGCAAGAGGGAGGCCTATCTAAGGTggtggaatttttaattttaaaaaaaataaaatcaatctgaccttttaaatttaaaaaaatttaaagtttAGTTGATGGTGGAGGGAAACTATATTTCTGAAACATCATAACATAGTGATGGCTGGTGACTATACATGCGCGCAACCAATCTACTTCCCCTAAAACATATTTTATATGagactaaaaaaatattttacaatatttaaactaactaaaatttagaatataagattgattttatttttttaatttcaattttttcaaatttcaaactcgaACCAAAGACACTTGGTCTTTTTGGCCATTTTGGATTATAACCTCCTAGGGGTCAAATTGCTTGTTTGATGTGTTATCCAGGAGTACAATGTAACCTATTTTGGAAGCTAAATGGAAGTCCTTGAGTGGTGGGAATTTTAAGGGTAAGTTCTCTGTTATAAACATGAAAGGAAAATATAGAAAATCTGATAAAACTCAATATATAGAGAATCCAAGAAACTAACTAGACAATAACAATGGGGAAAGTACTGCTAATAGTTAGCTGCCAACTTTTCTTAGAATGTGTTAGCTGCTAAGCGATAATTAGATGGCAATTTTCAGAAGAGTGCTATCAAATGGTTACAGAGATCTGATGTTTAAAATCGCTTAGTGTATGTCTATGAGAAAATCCAATAATGATGAGAGCTTCAAACTTGAAAAGAGTACATCATATTAGTCATTTGAAGTCAAACCAACAGTGCATGATTGTAAGAGAGGAATAACCACATAGTTTAATCCTTTATTGCAGAATCCTAGTGACAAGGATTCTTCTAGAATTAGTTTGATTCATCGAGAACATATAGGTAGTAATAGAAAGTTGATTGGTTTGTTTGAAATTGTGATGCACGGGGTATACGAAAGAATTCCCACTGCAAATAGACTATGGTGGTTCatctaaaaaagaaagaaagaaagaaaaacactaTGGTGGTActgaaccccgtaccggtgtcATCTTGTTACTGTATCGGTACGCTCGATATAATAGTTGGTTCAACGTATCGACACTCAGTACACCCTCTATACAATACGCCATGTCCTTACTATTTGGTTTGGTACGGTATGTTTCTTACATCTGGTTCGGTACAGCATGGCGTGGCGTACTATAATGGTgattatttagattttgaaactcatgctttttaTCGAAATATATCTACATCACTTTTTTTTCATCCTAGGATTTCATGTGCATCTCTTGATAATTCGTATATATACATTAACTAACCCaaaaaaatggaattgttagtttttcaaagaaagattctcaTTTGCTATATAACTTGTGCCACCAATCAGAACTTTGGTTTTAATTACCTAGGACCTTAGGGTATTTGACTTCTTAGTCATGCCATGGTTAACATACTAAAACGCCTACCACGGAAGAAAGGTTGCAAATTTGCATCAGTTATAAGGTAATTACTATACAAATTCattgtaatttttttatataatcttATAATAATGCAACCTTGTCTAAAATATAAAGCAACCGTTATGTCTATCACAAGCTCCTAGTGTTCCCATGTGAATAGATAGGTAAGTTGGAAGGTCCATGGGCATAGCTATCCAATCATTGTTTTTAAGGTTGGAACAAATAGCAAGCAACTTTAAGCAACTTCAACTTCTGTTAGGAGCAAATTCATTGTATTTAAGTGCGAATGAAGTCATGCTGATTTCGATATACCCATTGGTTGTTTGGCTTGTGGAACATCTAAACCAAGAAAGTTAAAGCTCACTGAAAAGCTATGGGCGTGTTTATATTCATGATCTTATTATATGGGTGCTAATTAACAAAGATTAGTAGTCCACAAATTAGAAGCCTTTTTAGGTTTTGGAGTTGAATGGCTGGGGAATCAAGGGACGAGTGCAGGAGAAGGGTCTACTTTccctttagggctcgtttggttcgcgggaagcatttttcttcctaggaatatgatttttgggaaacaaattcctagaaagaggatgcctaggaaagtacttttggcatgtttggttgaccatggaaaagtgacaaattttcaaggtgcttatgtttggttggccatccactttcctaggaaagttatatataattcctattatgcccttaataaaaattaggtttttaatgcctctttaatgcttctttaatgctgaagggactttttgggaaaaagtaaaaatggagtgattcccgcctcatgggaaagtaactttctcatgtttctcatgggaaagacttttccatgaaatatgggaatcacattaccatggaaatacaacttttccttttttcttctttgaaaactccaactaaataagaggcatttcattactttcccgttaaCCATACTtttcctccttctctttccGTGAGCCCTTAATTTTAAAAGGAAGGCTGAGAGCTATAGTTTATCCATACACCAAGTACAAGCCTTTCATGAGGTTGGGCTCCGTCAGAACTCAAGTTAAAAGCCCGGCATTAAAAAGTTGATGGATGTCAGTACTTTTGTGGGGTATCCTCAAAGTAATTTTAATGGCATCTGCACCACCAACCTCGAAATGGGAGCTAGTCATGGCGATTTTTTCAAGATAAATTAATCAGTTGTCGGGCTACCCGCCCTTATGATTTAAATTGTACACCTTAGAGTAGGCTATGTGTTCCATTTCAGCACATTTTTGAAATGTGAATAAGACAATGCTTCAGCCTTGTGGTTACATAATTAATAAAGACTATTAGTATAGAAGATCTTTTGTTAATTACTGGTAGTTTTATTTATAGGCCTATTTGGACATAGCAACGGCCCTAGGATGAAGACTAATACTCGTCTGATGGAGTGCCACTTACTCATTCATGAGCATGCTTTGAATTTGTTCAGCCTGCATCAGATTCCATTACTGCTACTGGCTCgaaatattttaaaatgaatGTGATGCAAGGAAAATTGTTTGACTCCATGCAAAATGATAGGGAATATTGGTTAGCTTGCAATAAGATAAGAACTTCAATCCTTCAAGATATTGGTTTTGACTAGAGCAGAATATTATCTGAATTAAGATTGAATTggaattgttgctggaaattggacccgggggccgccgcgaagccggagaaggaggagctccgctgctatagggggcggacggcggtgcgccggccggctgcgtcctccaccgTGGGGCGTGGGAGCGTCCGAGGAGGGGAgtggtgcgtccagtcctgccctgtcctgcaaaaaagccggtggccgggctccccggcgccggccctccgatgcctaagtcagagggggcaagtatgtggagagagcggggaggagagtatgtggagaagacacagaggatatttggataagatcaagaagatgaaagggatgatgtcatcaattgtgtctgtgcttcctCCCACCCCCTCCCGGAGGGTCCAGTCCGGGGAGTTTTTGTTAGGGGTTTCTCAGAGTCCGTCCGGAGAgaatccccctcctcttccCCCCCAGGCTTCCTTTTATAAAAGGATttggttacctgggaggtgacaggaggtttgtcctgttctgtgataattgggcacgatttagcccattaatggcgtagtggagaacgggaccggatcagaccggaaccagggagttgtcacagtcgatcggacctgttggagttgttgaaccgccggccgtggtgggcctggggtccgtggatggtaagtgcatttattaccgaatgaaccggcggtcaggtagagccatacgctctgatggttcagtgatccggagatcgtcttgggccgtgttcattaaatgacttgagtgcatcggagacttgagggagtctcgtgcattaatggcaggtcgtggcgaatgcctgcgaagatcttatgccttgatggttTGGAGATAACGGCAGGTTACAAGCTGTAAGAGTTGTCAAGtcacttggactttaggcggaggttaagcattaaggcatcggctcggcaggggtgccgagccgagctggtcgcccaatggggcgccctgtggcggggccgctttgagtactcctggtcggcgctctttaggcgagcaccttctagcagagcgcctctaTTCGGCGCTTTTTGCCCCCTGGTCGGCATCCCttggccgagcatccctacttcgATTATTTTGACTGGGCGCCTCTttttggcgctctctctggtcggcatcCCTTGGCCGAGCAgttctctggtcggcactccttggccgagcagctctctggtcggcgctctctgaccgagcagctctctggtcggcgctctctgaccgagcagctttccggtcggcgctctttggctgagcgcctccgtggacgcatgacttggggtttttcccccaacactaccccccgacttccgagttccagttggctaccagctggagcgcgggaagtagctttagttgggtCATTACGAATTCCGAAAATTTCGATTTACTGCGTGTTTTGAATTATCGGaagcttcgaggtgcctttaataggcggcgtctcttccttcccgaaaagcctcattattgggacactttttgcgaagcgtccttgcgtcgtgggctcatgatggggccgcacgatcttcgattgcggacgcctttccgcacgatccgatggggcgcttcaatGTTCAAAGcgttagccctaattaaatgcgtcgttctgtcttttagaccgacacgtgttatcatctaacCGGGACGCAGCATTTtcttcgctgatccgggccgttggggaggtctatataaactctcccccggccccctgtcctctttctattgctttctgttccagcttcctattcttccagtcttcctcagaccgaagtcccttttCTCCGGCATCTTCCCCAGGTCCCCTTCTTTttgacttctctctcttgcaatgggttctttgcctagtgaagtagtgtccaccatgagtgtcctggaggtcgagatgatcgaagagtggtttttccctcttcacgggttccgtttggaacccgccaggcgaagggatcggataaccgatcctccggtaggccggatcggagtgcactcggagtcactctgggccggcctccggtTTTCTCTTCACaacttcgtgaatgagttgctggcggtatgccagttggttccgACGCAACTTACTCCGAAcgcttggaggacagtgatgggcttcctgtcactgtgtttactgcaggggattcctacctctgtcaacgtctttcggcgactttttatttttaagtcgaatccgggggacggggagtggctttacattgcccttcgggcgggtcggccactcttccatggtgccccctcatccattcatggttggaaggagaaattcttcttcctgggttctgaacggtcctgggggtttgaccccaggtggaggccggcccagcttAAGTCCATCAATAggctcccccagctttctccgcgtgagcaggagatcctcgacaccatccgcagccttggggatgggattttgctgaacggcctcattagcgaggacgctctggtgaacgtgggcctgagctcggcacgtcctcagAGTAAGGATAATTACAGCAACCTTTTATTTCCTtaattgttctaatgttctaattttgttcgtctttgcagacatcgcaaagatggtgacgaaGAGCGAAGTTCTTTATGCTCGCTTCCAGAAGAGAGCGGCCGAGCTCTCAGGAGAGCCCGCCGAGTCGAGAaagaagcagaaggtctcggcaacctcgactccctcggcggcggtggtggccgaggcgggtccttctcgccccgcgcatcccgaggcggggccttctcgcCCTGCGCATCCCGAGGCAGGGCCTTCTCGCCCCGCTGact
The sequence above is drawn from the Phoenix dactylifera cultivar Barhee BC4 unplaced genomic scaffold, palm_55x_up_171113_PBpolish2nd_filt_p 000057F, whole genome shotgun sequence genome and encodes:
- the LOC103717153 gene encoding LOW QUALITY PROTEIN: septum-promoting GTP-binding protein 1-like (The sequence of the model RefSeq protein was modified relative to this genomic sequence to represent the inferred CDS: inserted 1 base in 1 codon) gives rise to the protein MTHLRRTLLRLDRKWACFVQLAVVRRFFHLLWDRLLTCSSPGGHARYRRLKGCFSPQLMVVEDAPLAAACPAAAYGDVDVDSDLVPLKISLLGDCHIGKTSFMVKYVGDVEEQQGLQLTGLNLMDKILVVXGARIAFSIWDVGGDRQFLDHVPIACKDAVAILIMFDLTTRRTLNNAIGWYQRARKWNKTAIPILIGTKFDDFVQLPLEMQWTVVNQARACARVMNATLFFSSAAHNINVNKIFKFIIAKLFNLPWTVERNLTLGEPIIDF